From Myxococcota bacterium:
AGAAACTCGTTCAGCGAGCCGCACTCGTCGGCCTCGAAATGCGAGAACGACACGTGCCGCAGGCGAGACACCGGCATCACGCTCGCGATCGCCTCGCAGACGAGCGGGAACAGCCGGCGCGGTCCGGTGTGGAACAGGAGCGGCTCGTCGTCGTCGATCAGGAACTGGTTGAAGGTGAAGCCGCCGGGGAAGCTCTCGGGCGGGATCGGCGTGGAGATGCGGTAGATGCCTTCGGCGATCTCGTCGACGCGCGTGCCGGACTCTCGGTTGGTGATCACGGTCGAGCCACTCCGATCAGCGCCTCGCGAGTCACCAAGCTCGCGAGCCGCTCCTCGCTCCAGCCTTCGGTGCCCGCGGGCCGCTCCGGCAGCACCATGTAGCGCGTCTCGCCGCTGGTGTCCCAGACGCGCAGGGCGACCGACTCGGGCAGGTCGAGGCCCATGGAGCGCAAGAGCGCGCGCGGCTCGCGCACCAGGCGCGCGCGGTACTCGGGGCTCTTGTACCACTCGGGCGGCAGGCCGATCACCGACCACGCGGTGCACGAGCACTGGGTGCAGACGATCGCGTTGTGCGTGTCGGGGGTGTTCTCGAGCACCACGAGATACTCGCTGTTCGCCGCGCGGAAGCCGAGCTCGGCGGCGGCCGCGGTGCCGTTCTCGAGCAGGCGCTTGCGGTAGGCGGGATCGGTCCATGCGCGCGCGACCACGCGCGCGCCGTTGTGCCAGTCGAAGTTCTCCTGCGCCTGCTCGGCGCGCGTCTCGAGAAAGCGCTCGGGGATCAGCCGGCGCGCCTCGAGCGCCTCTTCGAGCGCGCGCACGCGGTCCGCGATCGGGGCCGGGCGAGGCGGCTCGCGCCGGCGAGTCACGGCGCGGCCTCGAGATAGCTCTGCCACAGGTCCACGACCACGCACCCGCTGGCCTCGGCCGAGTCACCCCACAGCTCGCGCGCGGCGAACTCGACGTGGTAGGTCGGCTCTTCGGCTGCGGCGAGCGCGTGACCCGCGAGGTCGGGGTATTCGAAGCGGCGCGAGACCCGCACGATGCGCCCGCGCCGGCCGCGCACGTAGCGCGGCGCGCGGGTATGACCGGCCGGATGCGCCTCGCGCACGCGCACGGAGTCACCCGCGGCGAAGCGCGGCGGCGCCGCCGCGGGCGCAGGCGTTCCGGCTACGTGCGCGGCCGGCCGCGACAGCGGGACCGGGCCGCCCGCGCGCGCTTCGAGCTCGCCGCGAGTCACGACTCCCTTCTCGACGAACAGCGTCGCGACGCCGGTGAACCAGCGCTCGTAATACGAGGCGGCGAGATAGTGCGCCGGGTCCATGCGCTCGACGGCGTGGCGGTACTCGTGCACGTTGTAGGTGCCGAGCACGCGGATGCCCAGCGTGTTCAGCGCGAAGGCGCGCGCCTCCCAGGGCTCGTGGAAGGCGGGCTCGTCGCGCTCGATCTCGACTGCGCCGAAGCCGGCCATGCCGCCCAGGTCGTGAATGCCGTCCATTTCGCCGGCAGCATAGCGCCGCGCACGGGCCTTCGCGGCAGTCCGCGCGTGCGCTTCCGCCGCCCGCCGCGCGCGTGTAGGCTCCCGGCATGAACGAAGCTGAGCTCGCGCGCCGCGGCTTCACGCGCCGCCAGATGCTGCGGGTGGCGGCGCTGGCGAGCGCGGCCACCGCCCTGCCCTGGTCGTCGGAGCACGCGCTCGCGCAGCTCTCCCATGCCGGCGATCTGCCGGACGACGCGGTCAAGATCAACGCCAACGAGTTTCCCGAAGGCCCGTCGGCGCGCGCGCTCGAAGCGCTGGCGCAGGTGGCGAAGAACGGCAACCGCTACCAGTACCCCGAGACCGAGTCGCTGGTCGCCGCCGCCGCGGCGCTGGAGAAGCTCGAGCCCCAACACTTTTCGGTGTACCCTGGGTCGAGCCTGGCGCTGCACCACGCGGTGATCGCCTTCACCGGCCCCAAGCGCGCGCTGGTGACCGCCGAGCCCGGCTACGAGGCGGCGGCCCGGGCCGCCGAGTTCATCGGCGCCAAGGTCCTGCGCGTGCCGCTGCGCCGCGACGGCGCGCACGACCTGCCCGCGATGCTGGCCAGAGCGAAGTCGGAGCCGGTCGGGCTGTTCTACGTGTGCAACCCGAACAACCCCACGGGCACGGTGAGCCCGCGCAGCGAGATCGACTCACTGGTGGCGCACAAGCCCGCGGGCTCGGTGGTGCTGCTCGACGAAGCCTACATCCACTTCTGCGACGAGAAGCCCGGCGTCGACCTGGTGCGCGAGGGCAAGGACGTGGTCGTGCTGCGCACGTTCTCGAAGATCTTCGGCATGGCGGGCCTGCGCGCGGGCTTCGCGCTGGCGCACAAGGAGCTCCTGGCGCGCATGACGGGCTGGAACACCGGGGCGATGCCGGTGACCGCCATGGCCGCCGCGCGCACCATGCTGGGCGAGCCCGAGCTGATCGCCGCCCGCAAGCGCGGCAACGCCGAGCGCCGCGCCGACCTGATGCAGTTCTTCGACGCGCACGGCTTCGCGTACACGGCCTCCGTGAGCAACGCGCTGATGGTCGACGCGCGCATGCCCACGCAGAAGGTGATCGACGGACTGAAGCAGCAGAACGTGTGGGTCGGCCGGCCGTGGCCCGTGTGGCCGACTCACGTGCGCGTGTCGATCGGCACGAGCGCCGAGCTCGCGCGTTTCAAGAGCGCGTTCCTGGATGTCGCCACGCCGCGCGGCTGAGTCAGGACGCCCGACGACCCTCGAAGCGGAAGACCTGGATGCCTTCGGGCACCGGGTCGTAACCGCGGAAGCGCAGCACGCCGTCGCGCTCGGCGGCGTCGGTCACGTGCACCGCGCGCAGCTCGAACAGGCGATCACCCAGCCGCACGCGCACGTCGGGGTTCTCGATCCAGATCGCCGCCCAGCTCTCCACGGGCCACCAGCTGGCCAGCGCCCAGCGGTGGGACTGCA
This genomic window contains:
- the nthA gene encoding nitrile hydratase subunit alpha gives rise to the protein MTRRREPPRPAPIADRVRALEEALEARRLIPERFLETRAEQAQENFDWHNGARVVARAWTDPAYRKRLLENGTAAAAELGFRAANSEYLVVLENTPDTHNAIVCTQCSCTAWSVIGLPPEWYKSPEYRARLVREPRALLRSMGLDLPESVALRVWDTSGETRYMVLPERPAGTEGWSEERLASLVTREALIGVARP
- the nthB gene encoding nitrile hydratase subunit beta, with translation MDGIHDLGGMAGFGAVEIERDEPAFHEPWEARAFALNTLGIRVLGTYNVHEYRHAVERMDPAHYLAASYYERWFTGVATLFVEKGVVTRGELEARAGGPVPLSRPAAHVAGTPAPAAAPPRFAAGDSVRVREAHPAGHTRAPRYVRGRRGRIVRVSRRFEYPDLAGHALAAAEEPTYHVEFAARELWGDSAEASGCVVVDLWQSYLEAAP
- a CDS encoding aminotransferase class I/II-fold pyridoxal phosphate-dependent enzyme — translated: MNEAELARRGFTRRQMLRVAALASAATALPWSSEHALAQLSHAGDLPDDAVKINANEFPEGPSARALEALAQVAKNGNRYQYPETESLVAAAAALEKLEPQHFSVYPGSSLALHHAVIAFTGPKRALVTAEPGYEAAARAAEFIGAKVLRVPLRRDGAHDLPAMLARAKSEPVGLFYVCNPNNPTGTVSPRSEIDSLVAHKPAGSVVLLDEAYIHFCDEKPGVDLVREGKDVVVLRTFSKIFGMAGLRAGFALAHKELLARMTGWNTGAMPVTAMAAARTMLGEPELIAARKRGNAERRADLMQFFDAHGFAYTASVSNALMVDARMPTQKVIDGLKQQNVWVGRPWPVWPTHVRVSIGTSAELARFKSAFLDVATPRG